Genomic window (Roseivirga sp. 4D4):
ACAGCCTCTATACGAGGATAATCATCTCTTAATTGTCAATAAGCCAGCGGGTGTCCTGATTCAAGGTGACTCCACCGGAGACAAACCCCTTGTTGAGCATTGTAAAGATTACATCAAAGAAAAGTATAATAAGCCAGGTGCTGTTTTCTTACACCCTGTGCATAGGCTTGACAGACCCGTAAGTGGTGTAATCGTTTTTGCCAGAACCTCCAAGGCATTGGAGCGAATGAATAAAATCTTCGCTACCCGAAAAGTTCAAAAAACCTATTGGGCGATTGTCAAAAAGCACCCTCCTCAGAAAAAGGGAAGACTGATGAGCTGGTTAGTCAAAGATCCTAAGCGAAATGTAACCACTGCCTATTCTGAACCAGTGGAAGGTGGCCAAAAGGCAGAAACTGATTTCAAAGTGCTGGGAAAGCTCAACAACCATTATTTAATCGAAGTGGAACCACTCACCGGTCGACCACATCAAATTAGGGTACACATGGCTGAGATGGGTTGCCCTATCAGAGGTGACCTTCGTTATGGTTTCTCTAAGCCTAACCCCGACAAAAGCATCAACCTACATGCCCGTAGGATCTATTTCGAGCATCCAGTAAAGAAGGAACCTGTTGTGGTTAGAGCCGGATTACCTGAAGATCAATTCTGGGAGCAATTCCTCACGCTGGACAACATAAAAGTCAAGGATAAGGACATTGATCGATTGTATTAAAAACAAGTGATGATTGATACAGAAGAAACTGCAAAAAAGAAATTGCTTTCCACTTCAAGGGCTATAATTGCAAACCAAGTCGCATTACCCGTAGGCATTCTATCGATGAATAAGTTAATGTCAATTTTTTCAAATGAAATCCAAGAACTGGGGCTCTCTCTATCGACTTTTAAGACTGCCTACAATGAGATATACGAATTTGCATTAGGATCTGAAAGGATAAACTGCAACGTGCATTTCCTTATCAAACAAGACAAAGAATTAAATGCGACTTTAGATAGTTATCGTGATTCAATTCTCATAGAGTGTTTCGATTTGGTCAGGATCTTGAGTTCGGAAGACAAATAGAAACCTTTCTTGTTCATGTTCATTAACTTAAGGATATGAAAAAGGCATTTCGCATTCTGGGTATAATTGTGCTTAGCTTATTCCTTATACTATTTATCGGCAAGTTAATTCTGGATGAAGAGCTTCCTGAAGGAGTTTCTGGACTTGACGCTGATTATATGGCCGAGCGCATGATGTCTTCCCTTGGTAAATACGCTTGGGATACTACATCAGGAGTGAGCTGGACTTTCAAAGGTATTCACCACTATGACTGGGATATGGAAAACCACGTAGTTGGTATAAAATGGGATGATAAAGAAGTAGCACTCCAACCCAGATTTAAAACTGGGATAGTGGCTAATGCAGGTGACTATACCGGTGCCGAAATCAAAGAAATAGTGGATACCTCATGGGACTTCTTTAACAACGATAGCTTCTGGCTATGTGCACCCTTTAAGGCCTTCGATCCCGGAACGGAACGCAGTATTGTAACCCTTAAAGATGGCAGGCAGGGCCTTAAAGTTACCTATACCTCAGGTGGCACAACTCCTGGTGATTCTTACGTGTGGATTTTGGATGAGGACTACAGGCCTGTGGCGGTCAAGATGTGGGTTTCCATTATACCCATTGGTGGAATAGAATTCACCTGGGAGAATTATGCTTATCTATCTTCCGGAGCAATGATTGCACAGGATCATTGGTTGTATGGAATGGTGAATATTGATATAACGAATGTTCAGTAGAAGTAGTGAAATGAGAAAGAGTTACATATTCTGTGTATTAATAATCATCTTAATCCATAGCTGTGGACCCAAAGAAAACCCGAATGTATACATCATAAACGAATCAAGTGTTGAATATGAAAAGGTCTACATACGGTCCTCCGCAGCTTTGGACTCTACATACCTAGGGGCTTTGGGATATGGAGAAGAATTAAAGGGTCAATTCGTTATTACGGATTCGGTTCCCTCAGATGGTTGTTTTATGGTGATCGCTATTAGAAGTAGTGGGCTAGTACATCGAGAATGTATGGGCTATTATACCAATAGTTCCTCTCTGAATAGAGGCTTTAGATTAACCTTGAAAGATGACAGTACCATGATTGAGAGTTCGTAAAATGTGTAAGTAACTTAGAACATAAACATGCTCAAAATTCCTTTTAATAATTGCGAAGCCACCTCGGAAGTAATAGTTTGAATGAACGGTAGACGATTAAACTAATGCATTATTCGAAAACCATACTTATTAGTATAGCTATTTGCTTCACACAAATGGCAAAAGCACAGGTATTTAGGGCAGATATTCAGTATGTGGTTCTCGAAGACACATTGTTGATCGAGTCTCTTAGCGAGATAATAGCCATAGAAGAAAAAGGTGATAGTCTTTTTGCAAATGGCTATGGTTACCTTAATGTTGGAATCAACGAGGAGGTTAGAAGAGGAGCGAATAGCTTAGACACATTGCGCAGCTACGAGATATCTGTGTCATTTGCACACCCTAATGAAGATCAAAACAAACTCATGCCCTTCTATCCCAAATATTACAGCCTAGTCAATGATAGACTTGTTACTTTCGATCTCCCAGCAAGGAGCATTGCGTTTAGCAAAACTAGTATCTTGATTTATGAAGAAATCATAGAAAAACATTTAGCACCCAAAGACTCCCCCTCCAGAAAAACACTTTGGCGACTCAATTATCAATACAATGTTGCCATCCTTCAGAATCGCATAAATGGCGAGTATGAAAAGCCAATCGTTTCAAAAGTGTACTTCTAAATGTCTTATAGGTTTGAAAAGTGATTGAATTTTAAAGAGCAATATGAACTCCCTCAACATAAAATGATACTCTTAAGCCTCTTGTTTGCGATAGTGTTAATACCTCAGACAGGCCCACCAAAAGTCACTGAAATTAAGGACTCTGATAAAAGGGAATTAATTGGCTCTCTACTATCTGGGGATAGTTATTCAGTAGAAGAATTTACCTTACGCATTCACAAAAAGGAGAACCCATACGGTTCTGCAGGCAATGATACTGGAGAGATTACACACTCTTATTTCTTCGTTATCTCCGACAATGATGGTTATCCCAGAAGATCAGTATTTGAAGTTGGGGCATTCTATGGTCCAGAAATTAAAGAGGTGAGAAAAGAGAGCGGACTTATCGAAGTGGATATTGAATACTATGCTAACTTCAAAAAAACTGTTAGAACGGTTTTTATCAGACAACATAGAATCTCTTTTTAATAAAACATATTCGTTTTAAATCGGAAAAGTCTTGATCTGCACAACAGATTTTAAATTATAATTTTATATTTTTATTTAAATATGGTTTATACTAGAATTTAAATAAAATTATATATGAAAAAATACTTACTTAGCCTTTCGATTATATTACTACTACAAAGTTGCTCAATAGATAATACTGCTCCCTCTGAATTAGAGATGGATTTAACACATCTGATCCTAGATCAGCAATCATTTCTTGCAGTAGTCAATAACATCACAGACTACCCAAATTTCTCTTCAAAGAAATCAAGTATTGTAGATGGCAACAGCACAATTCCCGAGTCAGATCTTGAAGAAATACTCAACCCGTTAATCGAAAACGGAGAGGTGATCCACAGTGAAATGAGAGCAATAATTTATACTTCCGAAGTTTATAATGAGCTTTCTGTACCAGAGAGAGATGCTCTTCATGCAGAAATTGATGAACTATCTGATGATCAACTCGCAGAACTATCTTTTGTCTTCAATATAAGCTACTACATCGATCAAGATGTAAATTCAGAAATAGACTGGGATCGACTCATAAGTTGCGCTTCTGCCGCTGTGGGGATTTCTTCTATACAAGCAATAATTCAAAATAACCTTGGAGCCGCAACTATAGAAACAATGATTGGTGCTCTGAAACATGTTGGCAAAAGATACCTTGGTTGGATAGGAGTAGGATTAATGGTTTATGAATTTATAAATTGTGTTTATGAGTAAAATATCTCATTCGGATGCCTTCAATCAAAAGATGAAAAAGATTGTGATGACTACCAATGTATTAGTCGTCATTGGTTTTATCATCTATTCTGCGAGCCGAAATGAAATCGTTCCAAACGACTATTTAGAATTTTCCTATTTGCCAGTTGGTATCAATATGGTGCTCTTTGTTTATGCGCTTATTATCTCCTCAAATATTAAGTCAGAGGTGCCAAAGTATCAGAATAAGACCTTACTGAATCTAGTAGCCAACTTTCTCGTCAACACGACATTGATCATTTTAATTTTGGCTCAAGCTTGAAACAAAAAAAGCCCTGACTTGCGTCAGGGCTTTCTGATTATCTATAGTGGATAAGCTTAGTCCTCAATAACAGACTCTGCTAGCACAATCACTTTATTGTTGAGTACTTCAACTACACCGCCATCGATCACGACCACTTCATCTTGGCCAGAAGCCTTGATGGTCATTTTACCTTTACCCAAGGCACTAATCATTGGAGCGTGATTGCTAAGTACTTGAAACTCGCCATCACTTCCAGGGAAAGTCACTGAAGACGCTTCGCCTTCAAATATCTTCTTATCTGGAGTTACAACTTCTAATAACATAGTATTGCTTAGTTAGCGGCTGCCTCAGCCAACAATTTCTCACCTTTCTCTCTAGCTTCCTCGATAGTACCTACCAAGTTGAATGCTGCCTCAGGAAGATCATCGTGCTTACCATCCATGATTTCGTTGAAACCTTTGATAGTATCCTTGATGTCTACCAATACCCCTGCAAGGCCAGTAAACTGCTCTGCTACGTGGAATGGCTGAGAAAGGAATCTTTGTACACGTCTAGCACGTGATACAACCAATTTATCTTCGTCAGACAATTCATCCATACCAAGGATGGCGATAATGTCTTGAAGTTCTTTATAACGCTGCAAAGTTTCCTTCACACGCTGTGCACAGTCATAGTGCTCATCTCCTAAGATATCCGCGGTCAAGATTCTTGAAGTAGAATCCAATGGATCCACCGCTGGGTAAATACCTAGCTCAGCAATCTTTCTTGAAAGTACCGTTGTTGCGTCCAAGTGAGCAAATGTTGTCGCTGGAGCCGGGTCAGTCAAGTCATCTGCAGGTACGTAAACCGCCTGTACAGATGTAATTGAACCATTCTTAGTAGATGTAATTCTTTCTTGCATCGCACCCATCTCTGTTGCCAAAGTTGGTTGGTAACCTA
Coding sequences:
- a CDS encoding RluA family pseudouridine synthase; translated protein: MPSIVQPLYEDNHLLIVNKPAGVLIQGDSTGDKPLVEHCKDYIKEKYNKPGAVFLHPVHRLDRPVSGVIVFARTSKALERMNKIFATRKVQKTYWAIVKKHPPQKKGRLMSWLVKDPKRNVTTAYSEPVEGGQKAETDFKVLGKLNNHYLIEVEPLTGRPHQIRVHMAEMGCPIRGDLRYGFSKPNPDKSINLHARRIYFEHPVKKEPVVVRAGLPEDQFWEQFLTLDNIKVKDKDIDRLY
- the atpC gene encoding ATP synthase F1 subunit epsilon, with translation MLLEVVTPDKKIFEGEASSVTFPGSDGEFQVLSNHAPMISALGKGKMTIKASGQDEVVVIDGGVVEVLNNKVIVLAESVIED